A stretch of the Eulemur rufifrons isolate Redbay chromosome 20, OSU_ERuf_1, whole genome shotgun sequence genome encodes the following:
- the OGFR gene encoding opioid growth factor receptor isoform X1 translates to MDDPDCDSTWEEDGDADADGEAAGAGAADVGDEGAGQARPGALQSRMTESRNWRAVQDMRRYRHHYPDLVEPDCNGDMPNLSFYKNEIRFLPNGCFLEDILKNWRDNYDLLEDNHSYIQWLFPLREPGVNWHAKPLTLKEVEAFKSSREIRERFVQAYELMLGFYGIRLKDRDTGAVCRAQNYQKRFQNLNWHSHNNLRITRILKSLGELGLEHYQAPLARFFLEETLVQQELPGVRQSALDYFMFAVRCRRQRRELVHFAWEHFQPRCKFVWGPHDKLHRFRPSSPPRQLAGPEQAEGRESPQDPLLEAGTQGRTCGPGREGGGDSVPQDAGTLERSREDMVGGRREDGPEPPSPKEGKKRKLEVMGREQASKEPGPQGASEVEKIALNLEGCALSQGGLGAGAQERGSQDLGESEQPCPQPSAARVADEVRKRRKVDEGAGDSAVVASRNAQTPAPSGCPEAREVENGVKEDAEGRTEPKQGAPGSPSQGPGPTAGPAVQECAEVGEAAVEGPPGRATEP, encoded by the exons ATGGACGACCCCGACTGCGACTCCACCTGGGAGGAGGACGGCGACGCGGACGCGGACGGCGAGGCCGCCGGCGCGGGGGCCGCGGACGTGGGGGACGAGGGCGCGGGGCAGGCGCGGCCCGGCGCGCTCCAG TCCAGGATGACAGAGTCCCGGAACTGGCGAGCCGTGCAGGACATGCGCAGGTACCGGCACCACTACCCG GATTTGGTGGAACCGGACTGCAATGGCGACATGCCAAACCTGAGTTTCTACAAAAACGAGATCCGCTTCCTGCCAAATG GTTGTTTTCTTGAGGACATTCTTAAGAACTGGAGGGACAACTATGACCTCCTCGAGGACAACCACTCCTACATCCAGTG GCTGTTTCCTCTGCGGGAACCGGGAGTGAACTGGCACGCCAAGCCCCTCACGCTCAAGGAGGTCGAG GCTTTCAAAAGCTCCCGGGAGATCAGGGAGCGGTTTGTCCAGGCCTACGAGCTGATGCTGGGCTTCTACGGCATCCGGCTCAAGGACCGAGACACGGGCGCCGTGTGCCGGGCACAGAACTACCAAAAGCGCTTCCAAAACCTGAACTG GCACAGCCACAACAACCTGCGCATCACGCGAATCCTCAAGTCCCTGGGCGAGCTGGGCCTCGAGCACTACCAGGCGCCGCTGGCCCGCTTCTTCCTGGAGGAGACGCTGGTGCAGCAGGAGCTGCCGGGCGTGCGGCAGAGCGCCCTGGACTACTTCATGTTCGCGGTGCGCTGCCGGCGCCAGCGCCGGGAGCTGGTGCACTTCGCCTGGGAGCACTTCCAGCCCCGCTGCAAGTTCGTCTGGGGGCCCCACGACAAGCTGCATAGGTTCAGGCCCAGCTCCCCGCCCCGACAGCTGGCGGGTCCCGAGCAGGCAGAGGGGCGGGAGAGCCCCCAGGACCCCCTCCTCGAGGCTGGCACTCAGGGTCGGACCTgcgggccagggagggaggggggtggggacagcGTGCCCCAGGACGCGGGAACCCTGGAGAGGAGCCGGGAAGACATGGTTGGGGGCCGCAGGGAGGATGGGCCTGAGCCCCCGAGCCCCAAAGAGGGCAAGAAGAGGAAGTTGGAGGTGATGGGGCGCGAGCAGGCCTCCAAGGAACCGGGCCCCCAGGGCGCCTCGGAGGTGGAGAAGATTGCTCTGAACCTGGAGGGGTGCGCCCTCAGCCAGGGTGGCCTCGGGGCGGGGGCCCAGGAACGGGGCAGCCAGGACCTGGGGGAGTCTGagcagccctgcccccagccctcggCGGCCAGGGTGGCCGACGAGGTGAGGAAGCGGAGGAAGGTGGACGAGGGTGCCGGGGACAGTGCCGTGGTGGCCAGCAGGAATGCCCAGACACCGGCCCCATCAGGGTGCCCCGAGGCCAGAGAGGTCGAAAATGGGGTCAAGGAGGATGCGGAAGGCCGGACAGAGCCCAAGCAGGGCGCCCCTGGGAGCCCGTCGCAGGGCCCAGGCCCCACTGCAGGACCTGCCGTCCAAGAGTGTGCTGAGGTGGGGGAGGCGGCAGTGGAGGGGCCTCCTGGCAGAGCCACAGAGCCTTAA
- the OGFR gene encoding opioid growth factor receptor isoform X3 produces the protein MTESRNWRAVQDMRRYRHHYPDLVEPDCNGDMPNLSFYKNEIRFLPNGCFLEDILKNWRDNYDLLEDNHSYIQWLFPLREPGVNWHAKPLTLKEVEAFKSSREIRERFVQAYELMLGFYGIRLKDRDTGAVCRAQNYQKRFQNLNWHSHNNLRITRILKSLGELGLEHYQAPLARFFLEETLVQQELPGVRQSALDYFMFAVRCRRQRRELVHFAWEHFQPRCKFVWGPHDKLHRFRPSSPPRQLAGPEQAEGRESPQDPLLEAGTQGRTCGPGREGGGDSVPQDAGTLERSREDMVGGRREDGPEPPSPKEGKKRKLEVMGREQASKEPGPQGASEVEKIALNLEGCALSQGGLGAGAQERGSQDLGESEQPCPQPSAARVADEVRKRRKVDEGAGDSAVVASRNAQTPAPSGCPEAREVENGVKEDAEGRTEPKQGAPGSPSQGPGPTAGPAVQECAEVGEAAVEGPPGRATEP, from the exons ATGACAGAGTCCCGGAACTGGCGAGCCGTGCAGGACATGCGCAGGTACCGGCACCACTACCCG GATTTGGTGGAACCGGACTGCAATGGCGACATGCCAAACCTGAGTTTCTACAAAAACGAGATCCGCTTCCTGCCAAATG GTTGTTTTCTTGAGGACATTCTTAAGAACTGGAGGGACAACTATGACCTCCTCGAGGACAACCACTCCTACATCCAGTG GCTGTTTCCTCTGCGGGAACCGGGAGTGAACTGGCACGCCAAGCCCCTCACGCTCAAGGAGGTCGAG GCTTTCAAAAGCTCCCGGGAGATCAGGGAGCGGTTTGTCCAGGCCTACGAGCTGATGCTGGGCTTCTACGGCATCCGGCTCAAGGACCGAGACACGGGCGCCGTGTGCCGGGCACAGAACTACCAAAAGCGCTTCCAAAACCTGAACTG GCACAGCCACAACAACCTGCGCATCACGCGAATCCTCAAGTCCCTGGGCGAGCTGGGCCTCGAGCACTACCAGGCGCCGCTGGCCCGCTTCTTCCTGGAGGAGACGCTGGTGCAGCAGGAGCTGCCGGGCGTGCGGCAGAGCGCCCTGGACTACTTCATGTTCGCGGTGCGCTGCCGGCGCCAGCGCCGGGAGCTGGTGCACTTCGCCTGGGAGCACTTCCAGCCCCGCTGCAAGTTCGTCTGGGGGCCCCACGACAAGCTGCATAGGTTCAGGCCCAGCTCCCCGCCCCGACAGCTGGCGGGTCCCGAGCAGGCAGAGGGGCGGGAGAGCCCCCAGGACCCCCTCCTCGAGGCTGGCACTCAGGGTCGGACCTgcgggccagggagggaggggggtggggacagcGTGCCCCAGGACGCGGGAACCCTGGAGAGGAGCCGGGAAGACATGGTTGGGGGCCGCAGGGAGGATGGGCCTGAGCCCCCGAGCCCCAAAGAGGGCAAGAAGAGGAAGTTGGAGGTGATGGGGCGCGAGCAGGCCTCCAAGGAACCGGGCCCCCAGGGCGCCTCGGAGGTGGAGAAGATTGCTCTGAACCTGGAGGGGTGCGCCCTCAGCCAGGGTGGCCTCGGGGCGGGGGCCCAGGAACGGGGCAGCCAGGACCTGGGGGAGTCTGagcagccctgcccccagccctcggCGGCCAGGGTGGCCGACGAGGTGAGGAAGCGGAGGAAGGTGGACGAGGGTGCCGGGGACAGTGCCGTGGTGGCCAGCAGGAATGCCCAGACACCGGCCCCATCAGGGTGCCCCGAGGCCAGAGAGGTCGAAAATGGGGTCAAGGAGGATGCGGAAGGCCGGACAGAGCCCAAGCAGGGCGCCCCTGGGAGCCCGTCGCAGGGCCCAGGCCCCACTGCAGGACCTGCCGTCCAAGAGTGTGCTGAGGTGGGGGAGGCGGCAGTGGAGGGGCCTCCTGGCAGAGCCACAGAGCCTTAA
- the OGFR gene encoding opioid growth factor receptor isoform X2, with amino-acid sequence MDDPDCDSTWEEDGDADADGEAAGAGAADVGDEGAGQARPGAARPTSWPSRMTESRNWRAVQDMRRYRHHYPDLVEPDCNGDMPNLSFYKNEIRFLPNGCFLEDILKNWRDNYDLLEDNHSYIQWLFPLREPGVNWHAKPLTLKEVEAFKSSREIRERFVQAYELMLGFYGIRLKDRDTGAVCRAQNYQKRFQNLNWHSHNNLRITRILKSLGELGLEHYQAPLARFFLEETLVQQELPGVRQSALDYFMFAVRCRRQRRELVHFAWEHFQPRCKFVWGPHDKLHRFRPSSPPRQLAGPEQAEGRESPQDPLLEAGTQGRTCGPGREGGGDSVPQDAGTLERSREDMVGGRREDGPEPPSPKEGKKRKLEVMGREQASKEPGPQGASEVEKIALNLEGCALSQGGLGAGAQERGSQDLGESEQPCPQPSAARVADEVRKRRKVDEGAGDSAVVASRNAQTPAPSGCPEAREVENGVKEDAEGRTEPKQGAPGSPSQGPGPTAGPAVQECAEVGEAAVEGPPGRATEP; translated from the exons ATGGACGACCCCGACTGCGACTCCACCTGGGAGGAGGACGGCGACGCGGACGCGGACGGCGAGGCCGCCGGCGCGGGGGCCGCGGACGTGGGGGACGAGGGCGCGGGGCAGGCGCGGCCCGGCGC CGCCCGCCCGACATCCTGGCCG TCCAGGATGACAGAGTCCCGGAACTGGCGAGCCGTGCAGGACATGCGCAGGTACCGGCACCACTACCCG GATTTGGTGGAACCGGACTGCAATGGCGACATGCCAAACCTGAGTTTCTACAAAAACGAGATCCGCTTCCTGCCAAATG GTTGTTTTCTTGAGGACATTCTTAAGAACTGGAGGGACAACTATGACCTCCTCGAGGACAACCACTCCTACATCCAGTG GCTGTTTCCTCTGCGGGAACCGGGAGTGAACTGGCACGCCAAGCCCCTCACGCTCAAGGAGGTCGAG GCTTTCAAAAGCTCCCGGGAGATCAGGGAGCGGTTTGTCCAGGCCTACGAGCTGATGCTGGGCTTCTACGGCATCCGGCTCAAGGACCGAGACACGGGCGCCGTGTGCCGGGCACAGAACTACCAAAAGCGCTTCCAAAACCTGAACTG GCACAGCCACAACAACCTGCGCATCACGCGAATCCTCAAGTCCCTGGGCGAGCTGGGCCTCGAGCACTACCAGGCGCCGCTGGCCCGCTTCTTCCTGGAGGAGACGCTGGTGCAGCAGGAGCTGCCGGGCGTGCGGCAGAGCGCCCTGGACTACTTCATGTTCGCGGTGCGCTGCCGGCGCCAGCGCCGGGAGCTGGTGCACTTCGCCTGGGAGCACTTCCAGCCCCGCTGCAAGTTCGTCTGGGGGCCCCACGACAAGCTGCATAGGTTCAGGCCCAGCTCCCCGCCCCGACAGCTGGCGGGTCCCGAGCAGGCAGAGGGGCGGGAGAGCCCCCAGGACCCCCTCCTCGAGGCTGGCACTCAGGGTCGGACCTgcgggccagggagggaggggggtggggacagcGTGCCCCAGGACGCGGGAACCCTGGAGAGGAGCCGGGAAGACATGGTTGGGGGCCGCAGGGAGGATGGGCCTGAGCCCCCGAGCCCCAAAGAGGGCAAGAAGAGGAAGTTGGAGGTGATGGGGCGCGAGCAGGCCTCCAAGGAACCGGGCCCCCAGGGCGCCTCGGAGGTGGAGAAGATTGCTCTGAACCTGGAGGGGTGCGCCCTCAGCCAGGGTGGCCTCGGGGCGGGGGCCCAGGAACGGGGCAGCCAGGACCTGGGGGAGTCTGagcagccctgcccccagccctcggCGGCCAGGGTGGCCGACGAGGTGAGGAAGCGGAGGAAGGTGGACGAGGGTGCCGGGGACAGTGCCGTGGTGGCCAGCAGGAATGCCCAGACACCGGCCCCATCAGGGTGCCCCGAGGCCAGAGAGGTCGAAAATGGGGTCAAGGAGGATGCGGAAGGCCGGACAGAGCCCAAGCAGGGCGCCCCTGGGAGCCCGTCGCAGGGCCCAGGCCCCACTGCAGGACCTGCCGTCCAAGAGTGTGCTGAGGTGGGGGAGGCGGCAGTGGAGGGGCCTCCTGGCAGAGCCACAGAGCCTTAA